Proteins co-encoded in one Lacerta agilis isolate rLacAgi1 chromosome 6, rLacAgi1.pri, whole genome shotgun sequence genomic window:
- the UCKL1 gene encoding uridine-cytidine kinase-like 1 isoform X3 yields MAAATAADAGRGTAESEAGGRDLGGDSNSSAESLDRLLPAVGSTRSPRKRTTSQCKSEPPLLRTSKRTIYTAGRPPWYNEHGAQSKEAFVIGLGGGSASGKTTVARMIIEALDVPWVVLLSMDSFYKVLTKEQQQQASSNDFNFDHPDAFDFDLIISTLKKLKQGKSVKIPIYDFTTHSRKKEWKTLYGANVIIFEGIMAFADKELLKLLDMKIFVDTDSDIRLVRRLRRDIGERGRDIEGVIKQYNKFVKPAFDQYIQPTMRLADIVVPRGSGNTVAIDLIVQHVHSQLEERKLRWDMAALASAHQCHPLPKTLSVLKSTPQVKGMHTIIRDKETSRDEFIFYSKRLMRLLIEHALSFLPFQTCTVQTPQGHDYEGRNYSGKQITGVSILRAGETMEPALRAVCKDVRIGTILIQTNRYTGEPELHYLRLPKDISEDHVILMDCTVSTGAAAMMAVRVLLDHDVPEDKIFLLSLLMAEMGVHSVAYAFPQVKIITTAVDKKVNDLFRIIPGIGNFGDRYFGTDAPPDWSDEEDLLDS; encoded by the exons CAACAGCAGCGCCGAATCCCTGGACAGGCTGCTCCCTGCAGTGGGTTCCACAAGGTCGCCGCGGAAACGGACCACCAGCCAGTGCAAATCTGAGCCGCCCCTGCTGAGGACCAGCAAGAGGACGATCTACACAGCCGGCCGGCCCCCCTGGTACAACGAGCATGGTGCGCAGTCGAAGGAGGCCTTTGTCATTG GTCTCGGCGGAGGCAGTGCCTCGGGGAAGACCACCGTGGCCAGGATGATAATCGAGGCTTTGGATGTGCCCTGGGTGGTTCTCCTATCCATGGACTCCTTCTACAAG GTCCTGActaaggagcagcagcagcaggcatccAGCAACGATTTCAACTTCGACCACCCCGACGCCTTCGACTTCGACCTGATCATTTCCACCCTGAAGAAACTCAAGCAAGGCAAAAGCGTCAAGATTCCCATTTACGACTTCACTACCCACAGCCGCAAGAAAGAATGG AAAACGCTCTACGGCGCCAACGTGATCATTTTCGAAGGCATCATGGCGTTTGCAGACAAGGAACTCCTGAAG cTTCTAGACATGAAGATATTCGTCGACACGGACTCCGACATCCGCCTGGTCCGGCGCCTCCGCAGGGACATTGGCGAGCGCGGCAGGGACATTGAGGGCGTCATCAAGCAGTACAACAAGTTTGTCAAGCCGGCCTTCGACCAGTACATCCAGCCTACCATGCGGCTGGCGGACATTGTCGTCCCTCGGG GCAGTGGGAACACCGTAGCCATCGATCTGATCGTGCAGCATGTCCACAGCCAGCTGGAAGAG AGGAAACTCCGCTGGGATAT ggcAGCACTGGCCTCGGCCCACCAATGCCACCCTCTCCCCAAGACTCTGAGTGTGCTGAAGAGCACCCCGCAAGTGAAAGGCATGCACACAATCATCCG GGACAAGGAGACAAGTCGGGATGAGTTTATCTTCTACTCCAAACGGCTGATGCGTCTCCTGATTGAGCATGCACTGTCCTTTCTGCCTTTCCAG ACCTGCACAGTTCAGACCCCCCAAGGACATGACTACGAAGGCCGAAACTACAGTGGGAAGCAA ATTACTGGCGTGTCCATTTTGAGGGCTGGGGAGACCATGGAGCCAGCGCTGCGGGCCGTCTGTAAGGATGTCCGAATTGGCACCATCCTCATCCAGACCAACCGGTACACAGGGGAGCCAGAG ctGCATTATCTGAGGCTTCCGAAGGACATCAGTGAAGATCATGTGATCCTCATGGATTGTACGGTCTCTACGGGAGCagcagccatgatggctgtgagGGTGTTGCTG GACCACGACGTCCCAGAGGACAAGATATTCCTCCTCTCCTTGCTGATGGCTGAGATGGGCGTCCACTCTGTCGCTTACGCCTTCCCGCAGGTGAAGATCATCACGACAGCCGTGGACAAGAAAGTGAACGACCTCTTCCGCATCATCCCTGGTATTG GAAATTTTGGAGACCGATACTTTGGCACAGATGCGCCTCCCGACTGGAGTGACGAGGAAGACCTCCTGGACTCGTAG
- the UCKL1 gene encoding uridine-cytidine kinase-like 1 isoform X1 encodes MLQMSGAAACGLPPAMFWCLRSRGAASEAVPCDSSSLYKVSAINISNSSAESLDRLLPAVGSTRSPRKRTTSQCKSEPPLLRTSKRTIYTAGRPPWYNEHGAQSKEAFVIGLGGGSASGKTTVARMIIEALDVPWVVLLSMDSFYKVLTKEQQQQASSNDFNFDHPDAFDFDLIISTLKKLKQGKSVKIPIYDFTTHSRKKEWKTLYGANVIIFEGIMAFADKELLKLLDMKIFVDTDSDIRLVRRLRRDIGERGRDIEGVIKQYNKFVKPAFDQYIQPTMRLADIVVPRGSGNTVAIDLIVQHVHSQLEERKLRWDMAALASAHQCHPLPKTLSVLKSTPQVKGMHTIIRDKETSRDEFIFYSKRLMRLLIEHALSFLPFQTCTVQTPQGHDYEGRNYSGKQITGVSILRAGETMEPALRAVCKDVRIGTILIQTNRYTGEPELHYLRLPKDISEDHVILMDCTVSTGAAAMMAVRVLLDHDVPEDKIFLLSLLMAEMGVHSVAYAFPQVKIITTAVDKKVNDLFRIIPGIGNFGDRYFGTDAPPDWSDEEDLLDS; translated from the exons CAACAGCAGCGCCGAATCCCTGGACAGGCTGCTCCCTGCAGTGGGTTCCACAAGGTCGCCGCGGAAACGGACCACCAGCCAGTGCAAATCTGAGCCGCCCCTGCTGAGGACCAGCAAGAGGACGATCTACACAGCCGGCCGGCCCCCCTGGTACAACGAGCATGGTGCGCAGTCGAAGGAGGCCTTTGTCATTG GTCTCGGCGGAGGCAGTGCCTCGGGGAAGACCACCGTGGCCAGGATGATAATCGAGGCTTTGGATGTGCCCTGGGTGGTTCTCCTATCCATGGACTCCTTCTACAAG GTCCTGActaaggagcagcagcagcaggcatccAGCAACGATTTCAACTTCGACCACCCCGACGCCTTCGACTTCGACCTGATCATTTCCACCCTGAAGAAACTCAAGCAAGGCAAAAGCGTCAAGATTCCCATTTACGACTTCACTACCCACAGCCGCAAGAAAGAATGG AAAACGCTCTACGGCGCCAACGTGATCATTTTCGAAGGCATCATGGCGTTTGCAGACAAGGAACTCCTGAAG cTTCTAGACATGAAGATATTCGTCGACACGGACTCCGACATCCGCCTGGTCCGGCGCCTCCGCAGGGACATTGGCGAGCGCGGCAGGGACATTGAGGGCGTCATCAAGCAGTACAACAAGTTTGTCAAGCCGGCCTTCGACCAGTACATCCAGCCTACCATGCGGCTGGCGGACATTGTCGTCCCTCGGG GCAGTGGGAACACCGTAGCCATCGATCTGATCGTGCAGCATGTCCACAGCCAGCTGGAAGAG AGGAAACTCCGCTGGGATAT ggcAGCACTGGCCTCGGCCCACCAATGCCACCCTCTCCCCAAGACTCTGAGTGTGCTGAAGAGCACCCCGCAAGTGAAAGGCATGCACACAATCATCCG GGACAAGGAGACAAGTCGGGATGAGTTTATCTTCTACTCCAAACGGCTGATGCGTCTCCTGATTGAGCATGCACTGTCCTTTCTGCCTTTCCAG ACCTGCACAGTTCAGACCCCCCAAGGACATGACTACGAAGGCCGAAACTACAGTGGGAAGCAA ATTACTGGCGTGTCCATTTTGAGGGCTGGGGAGACCATGGAGCCAGCGCTGCGGGCCGTCTGTAAGGATGTCCGAATTGGCACCATCCTCATCCAGACCAACCGGTACACAGGGGAGCCAGAG ctGCATTATCTGAGGCTTCCGAAGGACATCAGTGAAGATCATGTGATCCTCATGGATTGTACGGTCTCTACGGGAGCagcagccatgatggctgtgagGGTGTTGCTG GACCACGACGTCCCAGAGGACAAGATATTCCTCCTCTCCTTGCTGATGGCTGAGATGGGCGTCCACTCTGTCGCTTACGCCTTCCCGCAGGTGAAGATCATCACGACAGCCGTGGACAAGAAAGTGAACGACCTCTTCCGCATCATCCCTGGTATTG GAAATTTTGGAGACCGATACTTTGGCACAGATGCGCCTCCCGACTGGAGTGACGAGGAAGACCTCCTGGACTCGTAG
- the UCKL1 gene encoding uridine-cytidine kinase-like 1 isoform X4: MNRSPVYSGVRISGCWALGPEGSNSSAESLDRLLPAVGSTRSPRKRTTSQCKSEPPLLRTSKRTIYTAGRPPWYNEHGAQSKEAFVIGLGGGSASGKTTVARMIIEALDVPWVVLLSMDSFYKVLTKEQQQQASSNDFNFDHPDAFDFDLIISTLKKLKQGKSVKIPIYDFTTHSRKKEWKTLYGANVIIFEGIMAFADKELLKLLDMKIFVDTDSDIRLVRRLRRDIGERGRDIEGVIKQYNKFVKPAFDQYIQPTMRLADIVVPRGSGNTVAIDLIVQHVHSQLEERKLRWDMAALASAHQCHPLPKTLSVLKSTPQVKGMHTIIRDKETSRDEFIFYSKRLMRLLIEHALSFLPFQTCTVQTPQGHDYEGRNYSGKQITGVSILRAGETMEPALRAVCKDVRIGTILIQTNRYTGEPELHYLRLPKDISEDHVILMDCTVSTGAAAMMAVRVLLDHDVPEDKIFLLSLLMAEMGVHSVAYAFPQVKIITTAVDKKVNDLFRIIPGIGNFGDRYFGTDAPPDWSDEEDLLDS, translated from the exons CAACAGCAGCGCCGAATCCCTGGACAGGCTGCTCCCTGCAGTGGGTTCCACAAGGTCGCCGCGGAAACGGACCACCAGCCAGTGCAAATCTGAGCCGCCCCTGCTGAGGACCAGCAAGAGGACGATCTACACAGCCGGCCGGCCCCCCTGGTACAACGAGCATGGTGCGCAGTCGAAGGAGGCCTTTGTCATTG GTCTCGGCGGAGGCAGTGCCTCGGGGAAGACCACCGTGGCCAGGATGATAATCGAGGCTTTGGATGTGCCCTGGGTGGTTCTCCTATCCATGGACTCCTTCTACAAG GTCCTGActaaggagcagcagcagcaggcatccAGCAACGATTTCAACTTCGACCACCCCGACGCCTTCGACTTCGACCTGATCATTTCCACCCTGAAGAAACTCAAGCAAGGCAAAAGCGTCAAGATTCCCATTTACGACTTCACTACCCACAGCCGCAAGAAAGAATGG AAAACGCTCTACGGCGCCAACGTGATCATTTTCGAAGGCATCATGGCGTTTGCAGACAAGGAACTCCTGAAG cTTCTAGACATGAAGATATTCGTCGACACGGACTCCGACATCCGCCTGGTCCGGCGCCTCCGCAGGGACATTGGCGAGCGCGGCAGGGACATTGAGGGCGTCATCAAGCAGTACAACAAGTTTGTCAAGCCGGCCTTCGACCAGTACATCCAGCCTACCATGCGGCTGGCGGACATTGTCGTCCCTCGGG GCAGTGGGAACACCGTAGCCATCGATCTGATCGTGCAGCATGTCCACAGCCAGCTGGAAGAG AGGAAACTCCGCTGGGATAT ggcAGCACTGGCCTCGGCCCACCAATGCCACCCTCTCCCCAAGACTCTGAGTGTGCTGAAGAGCACCCCGCAAGTGAAAGGCATGCACACAATCATCCG GGACAAGGAGACAAGTCGGGATGAGTTTATCTTCTACTCCAAACGGCTGATGCGTCTCCTGATTGAGCATGCACTGTCCTTTCTGCCTTTCCAG ACCTGCACAGTTCAGACCCCCCAAGGACATGACTACGAAGGCCGAAACTACAGTGGGAAGCAA ATTACTGGCGTGTCCATTTTGAGGGCTGGGGAGACCATGGAGCCAGCGCTGCGGGCCGTCTGTAAGGATGTCCGAATTGGCACCATCCTCATCCAGACCAACCGGTACACAGGGGAGCCAGAG ctGCATTATCTGAGGCTTCCGAAGGACATCAGTGAAGATCATGTGATCCTCATGGATTGTACGGTCTCTACGGGAGCagcagccatgatggctgtgagGGTGTTGCTG GACCACGACGTCCCAGAGGACAAGATATTCCTCCTCTCCTTGCTGATGGCTGAGATGGGCGTCCACTCTGTCGCTTACGCCTTCCCGCAGGTGAAGATCATCACGACAGCCGTGGACAAGAAAGTGAACGACCTCTTCCGCATCATCCCTGGTATTG GAAATTTTGGAGACCGATACTTTGGCACAGATGCGCCTCCCGACTGGAGTGACGAGGAAGACCTCCTGGACTCGTAG
- the UCKL1 gene encoding uridine-cytidine kinase-like 1 isoform X5, producing the protein MNRSPVYSGVRISGCWALGPEGSNSSAESLDRLLPAVGSTRSPRKRTTSQCKSEPPLLRTSKRTIYTAGRPPWYNEHGAQSKEAFVIGLGGGSASGKTTVARMIIEALDVPWVVLLSMDSFYKVLTKEQQQQASSNDFNFDHPDAFDFDLIISTLKKLKQGKSVKIPIYDFTTHSRKKEWKTLYGANVIIFEGIMAFADKELLKLLDMKIFVDTDSDIRLVRRLRRDIGERGRDIEGVIKQYNKFVKPAFDQYIQPTMRLADIVVPRGSGNTVAIDLIVQHVHSQLEERELSVRAALASAHQCHPLPKTLSVLKSTPQVKGMHTIIRDKETSRDEFIFYSKRLMRLLIEHALSFLPFQTCTVQTPQGHDYEGRNYSGKQITGVSILRAGETMEPALRAVCKDVRIGTILIQTNRYTGEPELHYLRLPKDISEDHVILMDCTVSTGAAAMMAVRVLLDHDVPEDKIFLLSLLMAEMGVHSVAYAFPQVKIITTAVDKKVNDLFRIIPGIGNFGDRYFGTDAPPDWSDEEDLLDS; encoded by the exons CAACAGCAGCGCCGAATCCCTGGACAGGCTGCTCCCTGCAGTGGGTTCCACAAGGTCGCCGCGGAAACGGACCACCAGCCAGTGCAAATCTGAGCCGCCCCTGCTGAGGACCAGCAAGAGGACGATCTACACAGCCGGCCGGCCCCCCTGGTACAACGAGCATGGTGCGCAGTCGAAGGAGGCCTTTGTCATTG GTCTCGGCGGAGGCAGTGCCTCGGGGAAGACCACCGTGGCCAGGATGATAATCGAGGCTTTGGATGTGCCCTGGGTGGTTCTCCTATCCATGGACTCCTTCTACAAG GTCCTGActaaggagcagcagcagcaggcatccAGCAACGATTTCAACTTCGACCACCCCGACGCCTTCGACTTCGACCTGATCATTTCCACCCTGAAGAAACTCAAGCAAGGCAAAAGCGTCAAGATTCCCATTTACGACTTCACTACCCACAGCCGCAAGAAAGAATGG AAAACGCTCTACGGCGCCAACGTGATCATTTTCGAAGGCATCATGGCGTTTGCAGACAAGGAACTCCTGAAG cTTCTAGACATGAAGATATTCGTCGACACGGACTCCGACATCCGCCTGGTCCGGCGCCTCCGCAGGGACATTGGCGAGCGCGGCAGGGACATTGAGGGCGTCATCAAGCAGTACAACAAGTTTGTCAAGCCGGCCTTCGACCAGTACATCCAGCCTACCATGCGGCTGGCGGACATTGTCGTCCCTCGGG GCAGTGGGAACACCGTAGCCATCGATCTGATCGTGCAGCATGTCCACAGCCAGCTGGAAGAG AGAGAACTCAGCGTCAG ggcAGCACTGGCCTCGGCCCACCAATGCCACCCTCTCCCCAAGACTCTGAGTGTGCTGAAGAGCACCCCGCAAGTGAAAGGCATGCACACAATCATCCG GGACAAGGAGACAAGTCGGGATGAGTTTATCTTCTACTCCAAACGGCTGATGCGTCTCCTGATTGAGCATGCACTGTCCTTTCTGCCTTTCCAG ACCTGCACAGTTCAGACCCCCCAAGGACATGACTACGAAGGCCGAAACTACAGTGGGAAGCAA ATTACTGGCGTGTCCATTTTGAGGGCTGGGGAGACCATGGAGCCAGCGCTGCGGGCCGTCTGTAAGGATGTCCGAATTGGCACCATCCTCATCCAGACCAACCGGTACACAGGGGAGCCAGAG ctGCATTATCTGAGGCTTCCGAAGGACATCAGTGAAGATCATGTGATCCTCATGGATTGTACGGTCTCTACGGGAGCagcagccatgatggctgtgagGGTGTTGCTG GACCACGACGTCCCAGAGGACAAGATATTCCTCCTCTCCTTGCTGATGGCTGAGATGGGCGTCCACTCTGTCGCTTACGCCTTCCCGCAGGTGAAGATCATCACGACAGCCGTGGACAAGAAAGTGAACGACCTCTTCCGCATCATCCCTGGTATTG GAAATTTTGGAGACCGATACTTTGGCACAGATGCGCCTCCCGACTGGAGTGACGAGGAAGACCTCCTGGACTCGTAG
- the UCKL1 gene encoding uridine-cytidine kinase-like 1 isoform X2 has product MLQMSGAAACGLPPAMFWCLRSRGAASEAVPCDSSSLYKVSAINISNSSAESLDRLLPAVGSTRSPRKRTTSQCKSEPPLLRTSKRTIYTAGRPPWYNEHGAQSKEAFVIGLGGGSASGKTTVARMIIEALDVPWVVLLSMDSFYKVLTKEQQQQASSNDFNFDHPDAFDFDLIISTLKKLKQGKSVKIPIYDFTTHSRKKEWKTLYGANVIIFEGIMAFADKELLKLLDMKIFVDTDSDIRLVRRLRRDIGERGRDIEGVIKQYNKFVKPAFDQYIQPTMRLADIVVPRGSGNTVAIDLIVQHVHSQLEERELSVRAALASAHQCHPLPKTLSVLKSTPQVKGMHTIIRDKETSRDEFIFYSKRLMRLLIEHALSFLPFQTCTVQTPQGHDYEGRNYSGKQITGVSILRAGETMEPALRAVCKDVRIGTILIQTNRYTGEPELHYLRLPKDISEDHVILMDCTVSTGAAAMMAVRVLLDHDVPEDKIFLLSLLMAEMGVHSVAYAFPQVKIITTAVDKKVNDLFRIIPGIGNFGDRYFGTDAPPDWSDEEDLLDS; this is encoded by the exons CAACAGCAGCGCCGAATCCCTGGACAGGCTGCTCCCTGCAGTGGGTTCCACAAGGTCGCCGCGGAAACGGACCACCAGCCAGTGCAAATCTGAGCCGCCCCTGCTGAGGACCAGCAAGAGGACGATCTACACAGCCGGCCGGCCCCCCTGGTACAACGAGCATGGTGCGCAGTCGAAGGAGGCCTTTGTCATTG GTCTCGGCGGAGGCAGTGCCTCGGGGAAGACCACCGTGGCCAGGATGATAATCGAGGCTTTGGATGTGCCCTGGGTGGTTCTCCTATCCATGGACTCCTTCTACAAG GTCCTGActaaggagcagcagcagcaggcatccAGCAACGATTTCAACTTCGACCACCCCGACGCCTTCGACTTCGACCTGATCATTTCCACCCTGAAGAAACTCAAGCAAGGCAAAAGCGTCAAGATTCCCATTTACGACTTCACTACCCACAGCCGCAAGAAAGAATGG AAAACGCTCTACGGCGCCAACGTGATCATTTTCGAAGGCATCATGGCGTTTGCAGACAAGGAACTCCTGAAG cTTCTAGACATGAAGATATTCGTCGACACGGACTCCGACATCCGCCTGGTCCGGCGCCTCCGCAGGGACATTGGCGAGCGCGGCAGGGACATTGAGGGCGTCATCAAGCAGTACAACAAGTTTGTCAAGCCGGCCTTCGACCAGTACATCCAGCCTACCATGCGGCTGGCGGACATTGTCGTCCCTCGGG GCAGTGGGAACACCGTAGCCATCGATCTGATCGTGCAGCATGTCCACAGCCAGCTGGAAGAG AGAGAACTCAGCGTCAG ggcAGCACTGGCCTCGGCCCACCAATGCCACCCTCTCCCCAAGACTCTGAGTGTGCTGAAGAGCACCCCGCAAGTGAAAGGCATGCACACAATCATCCG GGACAAGGAGACAAGTCGGGATGAGTTTATCTTCTACTCCAAACGGCTGATGCGTCTCCTGATTGAGCATGCACTGTCCTTTCTGCCTTTCCAG ACCTGCACAGTTCAGACCCCCCAAGGACATGACTACGAAGGCCGAAACTACAGTGGGAAGCAA ATTACTGGCGTGTCCATTTTGAGGGCTGGGGAGACCATGGAGCCAGCGCTGCGGGCCGTCTGTAAGGATGTCCGAATTGGCACCATCCTCATCCAGACCAACCGGTACACAGGGGAGCCAGAG ctGCATTATCTGAGGCTTCCGAAGGACATCAGTGAAGATCATGTGATCCTCATGGATTGTACGGTCTCTACGGGAGCagcagccatgatggctgtgagGGTGTTGCTG GACCACGACGTCCCAGAGGACAAGATATTCCTCCTCTCCTTGCTGATGGCTGAGATGGGCGTCCACTCTGTCGCTTACGCCTTCCCGCAGGTGAAGATCATCACGACAGCCGTGGACAAGAAAGTGAACGACCTCTTCCGCATCATCCCTGGTATTG GAAATTTTGGAGACCGATACTTTGGCACAGATGCGCCTCCCGACTGGAGTGACGAGGAAGACCTCCTGGACTCGTAG